A window of Vicinamibacteria bacterium contains these coding sequences:
- a CDS encoding trypsin-like peptidase domain-containing protein — protein sequence MSDIAKSLAGELAATVERSGSSVVRVAGRRVPSTGVVWSGEGVIVTTHHSLEWDEGIEVGLADGRVLSATVIGRDPTTDVAALRVAASGLAAPAWADPEPVRVGHLVLAVSRPGRSVRASLGIVSVRAEAWRTPMGGRLDHYLQTDVARHPGFSGSLLVTAGGEALGLNTSGLLRGATLAVTASTLGRVLAALLAHGQVRRGYLGLGTYPVRLPAELERAVGQAAALLIVSVEPDTPAARAGLQLGDALAQFDGHPLRHPSDLLPLLDGERIGTEVPVRIVRAGEVRDIRVTVGTREARA from the coding sequence GTGAGCGACATTGCGAAGAGCTTGGCCGGGGAGCTGGCCGCGACGGTGGAACGGAGCGGGAGCAGCGTGGTGCGGGTGGCGGGGCGGCGCGTGCCGTCCACCGGGGTCGTCTGGTCGGGGGAGGGCGTGATCGTCACCACCCACCACTCCCTCGAGTGGGACGAGGGGATCGAGGTCGGCCTGGCCGACGGCAGGGTCCTGTCTGCCACCGTTATCGGGCGGGATCCCACAACCGACGTTGCCGCCCTGCGCGTCGCGGCCTCCGGCCTGGCCGCTCCCGCCTGGGCGGATCCGGAGCCGGTCAGAGTCGGGCACCTAGTCCTGGCCGTGAGCCGGCCGGGGCGGAGCGTGCGTGCCAGCCTGGGCATCGTGAGCGTTCGCGCCGAGGCCTGGCGCACGCCGATGGGAGGCCGCCTCGACCACTACCTGCAGACCGACGTCGCGCGCCACCCCGGCTTCTCCGGCAGCCTGCTGGTGACGGCGGGGGGGGAGGCGCTCGGGCTCAACACCTCCGGCCTACTTCGCGGCGCGACGCTGGCGGTCACGGCCTCCACTCTGGGGCGGGTCTTAGCCGCACTCCTCGCCCACGGCCAAGTGCGCCGCGGCTACCTCGGCCTGGGGACGTACCCGGTGCGGTTGCCGGCCGAGCTCGAACGCGCGGTGGGGCAGGCCGCGGCTCTCCTCATCGTTTCCGTGGAGCCCGACACCCCCGCCGCACGTGCGGGGCTGCAGTTGGGTGACGCGCTCGCTCAGTTCGATGGCCACCCCCTACGTCATCCCTCGGACCTCTTGCCCCTCTTGGACGGGGAACGGATCGGGACCGAGGTTCCGGTTCGGATCGTAAGGGCGGGCGAAGTGCGGGACATCCGGGTTACGGTGGGAACGCGGGAAGCTCGGGCCTGA
- a CDS encoding response regulator transcription factor: MGEDPLARSGLAALLADQPGLAVVAQIAVSEDWAAILEAYDPEVAVWDVGPAGSSDRPPDLGRAGRPVLALITDEEQAGEALAAGARGVLFRDAGGERLAAALAALAHGLVALEEAVAETLRPRVTVPPAESLTPREGEVLQLLSQGLSNKRIAQALGISEHTVKFHVNAILGKLGVQGRTEAVVQAARLGLITL, from the coding sequence GTGGGGGAGGACCCGCTCGCACGCAGCGGCCTTGCCGCTCTCCTGGCCGACCAGCCGGGTCTCGCGGTCGTGGCCCAGATTGCGGTCAGCGAGGACTGGGCCGCGATCCTTGAGGCCTACGATCCGGAGGTCGCGGTCTGGGACGTGGGCCCGGCGGGGTCCTCCGATCGTCCGCCCGACCTCGGGCGCGCGGGCCGGCCCGTCCTGGCCCTGATCACCGACGAGGAACAGGCGGGGGAGGCCCTGGCCGCGGGTGCCCGCGGCGTCCTCTTCCGCGACGCGGGTGGGGAGCGGCTGGCGGCGGCGCTGGCCGCCCTGGCCCACGGGCTCGTAGCCCTAGAGGAGGCGGTGGCGGAGACGTTGCGGCCGCGGGTAACGGTGCCGCCCGCGGAGAGCCTCACCCCTCGCGAGGGGGAAGTCCTGCAGCTTCTCTCCCAGGGGCTGTCGAACAAGCGTATCGCGCAGGCCCTCGGGATTAGCGAGCACACCGTGAAGTTCCATGTGAACGCCATCCTCGGAAAGCTCGGAGTGCAGGGGCGGACGGAAGCGGTGGTGCAGGCCGCCCGGCTCGGCCTCATCACTCTCTGA